Sequence from the Verrucomicrobiota bacterium genome:
ATAACTGTCAGCATCTCCGGAAGCACATGGATCCTGAATTCCTGGGAAATCCTCAACATCCAGTCCCAGTCCTCCAGCACCCGCAACTTCTCGTCCAGAAAACCTACCTTTTCCAAAACCTCACGCCTCATTAGCGGGGTACAGGCCCCGTGAAAGCTCTCAGCGCCGTGAAGCTCCCGACGCCAATCTGGAGGATTCTTTCCCGGAAACTCGACCCGAGAGCCATCTTTGCAAGCAAGAATGTGACCTGCTCCGCAAAGACCCACCTCAGGATGCTCCTTCAGGAATTGGATTTGTTTCTCCAGCTTGCCCGTAAGCCATTCGTCATCGGAATCGAGAAAAGCGATCAGGTCACCCTTGGCCAGCTTAAGGGCCACATTGCGGGCGGCGGAAGCACCCTGATTTACGGGAAGAGAGACCACCGTAACTCCAGGCATCAGCGCCTTCACAACAGCAACAGTTTCGTCCGAGGAGGCGTCGTCGCCAATGATAACCTCCAGGCCTTCAATTCCCTGGGCTTTCACGCTTGCTAGAGCCCGCCCAATACAATGGGCGCGGTTAAAGGTCGGAATAATGATGCTGATCAGCATGATGCCAAGAAGAGTGGGCGATCAGGCGAAGGCATGGCCATCTTTTTCATAAATTCCTTGATGAAGATCTGACCGGCAACTTCCATTGAGCACTTGATGACATCGTCACCATTGCTGAAGCGCGTAGGATCCCTGCCTGGAAACTGGTTCCTTGCAATCTCCCTGCTGCTTGCCCTGGGACTATCGATGATCGGAATTACCTGGGGGCGCTATGAGGATTGGAATTTCGACCAGATGGCGTTCCTCGGACTGAGACCCAATGGGATCCCCTACCATTATCTCAAGCCACCCCTGACAACATATCTGACAGAGTTCCTCGTGATTGACCCGATACGCTTTCTTGCAGCGCACTTCCCTTTAAACACCTCGGATCCAAATCACTCGTTGGCTATCATCATGGTTTGCGGCCATCTTCTGACAATTTTGCTCTACTGCGGGAGCATTGCCCTTGTCTTCGGAAGCATCCGCAAGGGATGCGGAGTCAAATCAGCCGCCGCTATTTCCCTGATCATGGCGACTAGCGCTGGTTTGATCCAATTCAACCATTACGGCACTGCGGACTCCCCCCTGCTTTTCTGGATGCTGGCCTCGTTCGCCATGTCGATGCGACTTGCCAGAACAGGCAGGATGATTGATGCGGTACTGGCGGGGCTCTTGGCCGGCCTGGCTGCGGCCGACAAGTACAATGGACTGGGAGTTGCCATTGCGATTCCCGCGGCACTCTTCATGCAGTCGGGCTGGAGGTCCCTGTATCGCATGCCTTTGATTCTGGGATCTCTCTCCGTTCCGCTCGGATTTCTGATCGGTAATCCCGGGGCAATTTTGGATCACCAACGCTTCGTTCAGCAGTTCCTCTATAATCTTTACACCACCCCCGTTTATTACGGTGACACGCACCGACTGGGCTATCTCGACTTCCTTGGCTCATTCCCCGAACTCATCGGCCTCCCAGCCTCATTGCTCCTCTTGGGGTTGGCGCTTGGCTCCCTGGCGCTGCTGTGTCGGCGTTCCCTCCACCGTAGTGAACTCATTCTTATGATCGTGTGCGGCGCTGTTTTTGCCTTCTATTTCGCCACCATCGGACGCTTTCCTCGCATGGAGCCACGTTTCGTGCTTCCTGCAGTTCCGTTTGCCATGATTCTTGCGGCCCCAGCCCTCCAACGGATTGCCCTTTCGCGCTGGCCCTCAACAGCCACTCTGGGAGCACTCCTGATTTACAACATCTTCTGCTCACTATTGCTGGGCTACAGGTTTCTTGGAGATCCAAGAATGGATGCCCAGATCTATGCCATGGCCCATTTCTCACGAGGGGCCCTTGTAGAGAGTACGTACACACCCAACTGGAACCTTCTACCAGGCGTCACTGTTCGCGAAAGAAAGGTCTCCTGTGACAGTGGATTTGACAATCGATTCACAAAAATCTTCGGCAAGGAGAACAAGGTTATTAATGAGGGCTTGAAGGATTGCGCTGCGCACGATCCCAAGGATTTCTTCACTGCGGAAGAGTTGCTATTACGCAACCCCGACTACATCACTTTCACCTCAGTGACCTATGTGATTGCAGGCACGCCCGAAACACGCCGTTTCTACCAGGATCTAGAAGAAGGAAAGCTCGGGTATGCCAAGGTGTTTGATAAATCCTACCCCAGAATACCCTCATGGATCTACCCACACAGTTCGGATGCCCTGATGGAACGGATCGTTATCTTGAAAAAGAATAGCTGATCAGACTGCTCCAAAATGCAGGCAAAAATCCTCTGCACTAACAGATTGGTTGTGGGTTTGAAGCATGCACAGCGGAGTATTGCCAGCATAAGATGCCCACATCGAAAAGGTACTCGGGGGGCCCATGATCCGGTCACAGAGTGAGAGTGCATGCAGATCTCCGACTGCTGTCCCAGGAGCATAAATGACATTGAGCCCTCTAAAATCCTCGGGGTTCTGCTCGTCGCTAGAACAGACCATGAAGACAGGCTTGCGATCCGAAAAGATTTCCGCGCACTGACTCATCCAATGTGAGTATCGATCCGTTTCATAGTAATGCACCCCCCCCTTCCAATATCGATAATCCTCCTGCCTGATATGAACCCCTATCAAAAAACCTCCAATCTCTCTGGCCCGTTTCATCGCTATTTCCACTTGGTTTCTGACCGAGTGCACCGGGGTGAAATACCGAATGATTTGATCCCGATGTCTTTGCATTCCGGCATGGTCAGAGAACTTCCATCCCATCGGAAGAGTCAGCTTCACAGATTCAATCAACTTTCCAAAAACTGCTCCGTTTAGATCAACATCACCTTCATCTGCTTCGTCGAATCGGCGAATATCGATGCCCCTCACACCCGGCGCAATTACTTTGGACGCTACAAGTCCAAGCAGATGAGCACCCGCATAAATGAAATCCC
This genomic interval carries:
- a CDS encoding glycosyltransferase family 39 protein, giving the protein MTSSPLLKRVGSLPGNWFLAISLLLALGLSMIGITWGRYEDWNFDQMAFLGLRPNGIPYHYLKPPLTTYLTEFLVIDPIRFLAAHFPLNTSDPNHSLAIIMVCGHLLTILLYCGSIALVFGSIRKGCGVKSAAAISLIMATSAGLIQFNHYGTADSPLLFWMLASFAMSMRLARTGRMIDAVLAGLLAGLAAADKYNGLGVAIAIPAALFMQSGWRSLYRMPLILGSLSVPLGFLIGNPGAILDHQRFVQQFLYNLYTTPVYYGDTHRLGYLDFLGSFPELIGLPASLLLLGLALGSLALLCRRSLHRSELILMIVCGAVFAFYFATIGRFPRMEPRFVLPAVPFAMILAAPALQRIALSRWPSTATLGALLIYNIFCSLLLGYRFLGDPRMDAQIYAMAHFSRGALVESTYTPNWNLLPGVTVRERKVSCDSGFDNRFTKIFGKENKVINEGLKDCAAHDPKDFFTAEELLLRNPDYITFTSVTYVIAGTPETRRFYQDLEEGKLGYAKVFDKSYPRIPSWIYPHSSDALMERIVILKKNS
- a CDS encoding glycosyltransferase, translated to MLISIIIPTFNRAHCIGRALASVKAQGIEGLEVIIGDDASSDETVAVVKALMPGVTVVSLPVNQGASAARNVALKLAKGDLIAFLDSDDEWLTGKLEKQIQFLKEHPEVGLCGAGHILACKDGSRVEFPGKNPPDWRRELHGAESFHGACTPLMRREVLEKVGFLDEKLRVLEDWDWMLRISQEFRIHVLPEMLTVIHENNPSNPDYTIRSTDYFLSKHREEFLHYGAAHARRVISQHYENAARNLFRHHRTSEGCRMLWKSVVTAPLRNPVSLAAFPLAGIDSILGTKLLPEVLARRNRLPLRRS